A genomic stretch from Juglans microcarpa x Juglans regia isolate MS1-56 chromosome 3S, Jm3101_v1.0, whole genome shotgun sequence includes:
- the LOC121258508 gene encoding uncharacterized protein LOC121258508, with the protein MGTEETKDPFKGVDWKAVGSDLQKDPSAKPVIKKRLPKKIRQIPEFYFLPRRSLPYNIAFYGAFIAGGVGAGMLLEVWINKKVKEDGGIIWEFDK; encoded by the exons ATGGGAACTGAAGAGACAAAGGACCCCTTCAAAGGGGTTGACTGGAAAGCTGTGGGTAGTGACTTGCAGAAGGATCCCAGTGCCAAACCAGTTATAAAGAAGCGGCTACCAAAAAAGATAAGACAGATTCCAGAATTCTATTTCCTCCCTCGAAGATCCTTACCATATAACATTGCCTTCTATGGGGCATTTATTGCGGGTGGAGTTGGTGCTGGGATGTTGCTGGAGGTCTGGATAAACAAGAAAGTCAAAG AGGATGGAGGCATCATATGGGAGTTCGACAAGTAG
- the LOC121258509 gene encoding COX assembly mitochondrial protein 2 homolog, whose amino-acid sequence MHPPLTLHKHPMCAEIIEEFQKCHIDHPIGKFFGKCTDLKIKLDRCFREEKALKRKANFEESKKLKERLQAFRKESAEKSPEEKNFV is encoded by the exons atgcatcCTCCTTTAACACTGCACAAGCACCCGATGTGTGCCGAA ATTATCGAGGAGTTTCAGAAGTGTCATATAGACCATCCTATTGGAAAGTTCTTTGGTAAATGTACGGATTTGAAGATAAAGCTTGATCGATGTTTCAGGGAGGAG AAAGCTCTAAAGCGGAAAGCTAACTTTGAAGAGAGTAAGAAATTGAAGGAAAGGCTACAAGCTTTTAGGAAAGAATCTGCTGAGAAAAGCCCTGAAGAGAAGAATTTTGTGTGA